A single Calidifontibacter indicus DNA region contains:
- a CDS encoding fumarylacetoacetate hydrolase family protein — protein MRICRYTDGEDPFFGLVDGAGEKIAQISGDPLYTKIELTGVTTTVADVRLLAPVIPRSKVIGIGRNYAEHAREMNNEVPEEPMMFLIPNTAVIGPDDPVVMPPQSERVDYEGELAVIIGRMCRDVSPEDAAKSIFGYTCANDVTARDLQKKDGQWARAKGFDTFCPLGPWIETDLDTSDLRLRTLVDGDVAQDGTTADMVHDIPKLISYASQAFTLLPGDVILTGTPEGVGPVQPGQRVSVEVQDIGTLTNPYVRH, from the coding sequence AAGACCCCTTCTTCGGACTGGTCGACGGTGCGGGCGAGAAGATCGCCCAGATCAGCGGCGACCCCCTCTACACCAAGATCGAACTGACGGGCGTCACGACGACCGTCGCCGACGTGCGTCTGCTGGCGCCGGTCATCCCGCGCTCGAAGGTGATCGGCATCGGCCGCAACTACGCCGAGCACGCCCGGGAGATGAACAACGAGGTGCCCGAGGAACCGATGATGTTCCTCATCCCCAACACCGCCGTCATCGGCCCGGACGACCCGGTCGTCATGCCGCCGCAGTCCGAGCGGGTCGACTACGAGGGCGAACTCGCGGTGATCATCGGACGCATGTGCCGCGACGTCTCACCCGAAGACGCAGCGAAGTCGATCTTCGGTTACACCTGCGCCAACGACGTGACCGCGCGCGACCTGCAGAAGAAGGACGGCCAGTGGGCACGGGCCAAGGGCTTCGACACCTTCTGCCCGCTCGGGCCGTGGATCGAGACCGACCTCGACACCTCCGACCTGCGTCTGCGCACGCTGGTCGACGGTGACGTCGCGCAGGACGGCACGACGGCCGACATGGTCCACGACATCCCCAAGCTGATCTCGTACGCCTCGCAGGCCTTCACCTTGCTGCCCGGCGACGTGATCCTCACCGGCACGCCCGAGGGCGTCGGCCCGGTGCAGCCGGGGCAGCGGGTGTCGGTCGAGGTGCAGGACATCGGCACGCTCACCAACCCGTACGTGCGTCACTGA